In Synechococcus sp. PCC 6312, one genomic interval encodes:
- a CDS encoding FHA domain-containing protein, which yields MSQPATEHHVLIIQDLKGKRTLHLQSATYSIGRDKSNAIVVEAPDISRQHALLLRLPKQGGDGYHYRLVDGNARGRLSANGVFVNGTRSKTHNLLHGDQIRLGSDVKIAYEVLTMAKAEFIRYLEQIRFQSIKSIPLTGTETLVGEPFEVDPTVVRKDTSLPPPPVVTLVEPSPDVSSPSLSKYWLVGVGGIAAGVVLGSLLIWALSQSAPPSPQPSAPPSSFHFFKSSTT from the coding sequence ATGAGTCAGCCGGCAACGGAACATCATGTGTTAATCATTCAAGACTTAAAGGGAAAACGCACCCTCCACCTCCAGTCCGCAACCTACTCTATTGGCAGAGATAAATCTAATGCCATTGTGGTTGAGGCTCCCGATATCTCCCGACAACACGCCCTCCTTTTACGACTGCCTAAACAGGGTGGTGATGGATATCACTATCGTCTAGTGGATGGAAATGCCCGTGGCCGCCTCAGTGCTAACGGTGTCTTTGTCAATGGAACCCGCTCTAAGACCCACAATTTGTTGCATGGGGATCAGATTCGCCTGGGCAGCGATGTCAAGATTGCCTATGAAGTGTTGACCATGGCTAAGGCAGAGTTTATTAGATATCTGGAGCAGATTCGTTTCCAAAGCATTAAGTCTATCCCCCTGACCGGAACCGAAACTTTAGTCGGTGAACCCTTTGAAGTTGATCCAACGGTTGTCCGTAAAGATACTTCTCTACCGCCGCCGCCAGTTGTCACCCTAGTAGAACCTAGTCCAGATGTAAGTTCTCCATCACTGTCTAAATACTGGCTAGTGGGAGTTGGAGGGATTGCAGCCGGAGTTGTTTTGGGGAGTTTGTTAATTTGGGCTTTAAGTCAATCAGCCCCGCCCAGTCCTCAACCCTCAGCCCCGCCCTCAAGTTTTCATTTCTTCAAAAGCTCCACAACTTAA
- a CDS encoding MFS transporter yields MAGAIGQQRKWWILTGVSLGILMFTIDLSVVNIALPTLIREFQTSFTAVQWVVLSYLLVMTSLQLGASRLGDLWGKKYLFIGGLAIFTISSALCGIAGTVWELVGFRALEGLGGVFIAGLAAAIVTESFTPQERGKALGIVSGLMSVGVALGPTLGGVLIAWVSWRAIFWINIPIGLIAMGIILKYLPTQARPRKSETFDYLGAGVIAFSLGSFALGMTTGQARGFINMIPLTLLALAALGIGLFLWIQTQVKYPTLNLQLFRDWELSRSVILNCIVSLVIAGGVFVLPFFFEIVKQFPTQQVGMLLAVCPISNAIISPMAGQLSDRWGTKRIRIIGLGLVIGVCFLISQFNSNSPIIQFILTFIPYGIGLGLFQAASVTAIMSSVPPTAMGIGSGLIALVSTLGQMIGVPLMGSLFILLGGLPPGSEIKSAPPLALTHGLAGCFMVAAGLTIFGLGILLIQFRHPPKVEKLQQPIPF; encoded by the coding sequence ATGGCCGGTGCAATAGGACAACAGCGGAAATGGTGGATTTTAACTGGGGTGAGTTTAGGTATCTTGATGTTCACCATTGATTTAAGCGTGGTCAATATTGCCCTACCGACCTTGATCCGCGAATTTCAAACCAGCTTTACCGCTGTTCAGTGGGTCGTCCTCAGCTATCTTCTCGTCATGACCAGTTTGCAGTTAGGGGCATCACGCCTTGGAGATCTGTGGGGTAAGAAGTATCTATTTATCGGGGGCCTGGCAATCTTTACGATAAGTTCAGCCCTCTGTGGCATTGCCGGGACGGTGTGGGAACTAGTCGGCTTTCGAGCCTTAGAAGGCTTAGGTGGGGTTTTCATTGCCGGGTTGGCTGCAGCCATTGTCACAGAATCCTTTACACCCCAGGAGCGGGGAAAAGCCCTCGGAATCGTTTCTGGGTTAATGTCTGTCGGAGTTGCCTTGGGGCCAACCTTAGGGGGAGTCTTAATTGCCTGGGTGAGTTGGCGGGCGATTTTTTGGATTAATATCCCCATTGGATTAATTGCCATGGGAATTATTCTGAAGTATTTACCCACCCAGGCCCGGCCTCGTAAATCTGAAACCTTTGATTATCTCGGTGCCGGGGTTATTGCCTTCAGTTTAGGTAGCTTTGCCTTGGGGATGACCACTGGCCAGGCCCGCGGGTTTATAAACATGATTCCCCTGACTTTATTGGCCCTAGCCGCCCTTGGTATCGGTCTCTTCCTCTGGATTCAGACCCAGGTGAAATATCCCACCCTCAACCTCCAACTATTTCGCGACTGGGAACTAAGCCGAAGTGTGATTCTCAACTGTATCGTTAGCCTGGTGATTGCTGGGGGTGTCTTTGTCCTGCCTTTTTTCTTTGAAATTGTTAAACAGTTTCCAACCCAACAGGTGGGAATGCTTCTAGCCGTGTGTCCCATTAGTAACGCCATTATTTCCCCGATGGCCGGGCAGCTATCCGATCGCTGGGGAACCAAACGGATTCGAATCATTGGCCTGGGCCTGGTCATTGGCGTTTGTTTCCTGATCAGCCAATTTAACAGCAACTCGCCGATTATCCAGTTTATTTTGACCTTTATTCCCTATGGCATTGGTTTAGGCCTGTTTCAAGCTGCCAGTGTCACCGCCATTATGAGTAGTGTGCCCCCCACCGCCATGGGCATTGGCTCAGGCTTGATTGCCTTGGTTAGCACCCTGGGGCAGATGATTGGCGTGCCCTTAATGGGTAGTTTGTTTATTCTTTTGGGCGGCTTACCCCCCGGTTCGGAAATTAAATCAGCCCCACCCTTAGCCCTCACCCATGGCCTGGCAGGTTGTTTTATGGTGGCTGCGGGGTTGACAATTTTTGGCCTGGGCATCTTGCTGATCCAATTCCGACACCCCCCTAAGGTGGAAAAGCTGCAACAACCAATCCCATTTTGA
- the tmk gene encoding dTMP kinase, with protein sequence MGKQIPGRFIVWEGGEGAGKTTQIGLTQAWLQESGWSEALQTLVPQLTPVILLTREPGGTALGQHLRQLLLHSPTDIAPACELLLYAADRAQHLAEKIMPHLDAGGLVLCDRFTDSTVAYQGYGRGLDLGMIHQLNQIATAGRQPDLTLWLDVTPTQGLGRAEKRSGSQDRMEQATLAFHQRVHQGFTQLSGLAPERIKRIDANCPQAEVTAQIQSCLRDALRQWYPQISAP encoded by the coding sequence ATGGGTAAACAGATTCCCGGTCGTTTTATTGTTTGGGAAGGGGGTGAGGGGGCGGGCAAAACGACTCAAATTGGCCTCACCCAGGCCTGGTTGCAGGAATCTGGCTGGTCAGAGGCCTTACAAACCCTTGTCCCACAGTTAACGCCAGTGATTCTGCTGACTCGCGAACCAGGGGGAACCGCCCTAGGTCAACACCTGCGTCAACTGTTGCTCCATAGCCCCACGGATATTGCCCCGGCCTGTGAACTGTTGCTCTACGCTGCGGATCGGGCCCAACACTTAGCGGAAAAAATTATGCCCCATCTCGATGCCGGGGGATTGGTACTCTGTGATCGCTTTACGGATTCTACGGTGGCTTACCAAGGTTATGGGCGGGGCCTGGATTTAGGGATGATTCACCAACTCAATCAAATTGCTACTGCTGGCCGGCAACCGGATTTAACTCTCTGGCTGGATGTGACTCCAACTCAAGGCCTGGGCCGGGCAGAAAAACGCTCTGGCAGCCAAGATCGCATGGAACAGGCCACCTTAGCGTTTCATCAACGAGTCCACCAGGGATTTACGCAACTGAGTGGCCTGGCCCCGGAGCGGATCAAGCGCATTGATGCTAACTGCCCCCAGGCCGAGGTAACTGCCCAAATTCAATCGTGCTTACGAGATGCACTGCGCCAATGGTATCCCCAGATTTCAGCCCCGTAA
- a CDS encoding DNA polymerase III subunit delta' has product MVSPDFSPVIGQLQARELLEQAFVRQRIAPAYLFAGPPGVGRALMARQLIRSLLGTCHQSLANHPDLLWLQPTYLQNNKLLTAAELIAQGQSLPKTRPQIRLEQIRQLSRFLSRPPLEAPRSVVVIEQAETMAEGAANGLLKTLEEPGLATLILIAPSETALLPTLVSRCQRIPFYRLTASQMSQVLHQAGASEVLGFPPLVELAAGSPGAAITHWQQWQTIPSELRQACLGLTPPISLRQGLELAREISQGLDVESQIWLLDLMQQTLWQNHRNIPDVQRLEAARQQLKQYVQPRLVWEVAMIGFT; this is encoded by the coding sequence ATGGTATCCCCAGATTTCAGCCCCGTAATTGGTCAACTCCAGGCCCGAGAACTCCTCGAACAAGCTTTTGTGCGGCAACGGATCGCCCCGGCCTATTTGTTTGCTGGGCCTCCAGGGGTCGGCAGAGCTTTAATGGCGCGGCAACTCATCCGCTCGCTGCTGGGGACTTGCCATCAATCTTTGGCCAATCACCCGGATCTGCTCTGGCTCCAGCCTACCTACCTACAAAACAACAAACTTTTAACCGCCGCTGAACTGATCGCCCAAGGTCAGAGCTTACCCAAAACCCGTCCCCAAATCCGCCTCGAGCAAATTCGGCAGTTAAGTCGGTTCCTGAGTCGTCCCCCCTTGGAAGCTCCCCGGTCGGTGGTGGTGATTGAACAGGCGGAAACCATGGCTGAAGGGGCCGCCAACGGACTCTTAAAAACCTTAGAAGAGCCTGGCCTGGCTACCTTAATTTTGATCGCCCCTAGTGAAACAGCCCTTTTGCCCACCTTAGTGTCCCGCTGCCAACGGATTCCCTTTTATCGCCTCACTGCGAGTCAAATGAGCCAAGTTCTCCACCAGGCCGGGGCCAGCGAAGTTTTAGGGTTTCCCCCCTTGGTGGAATTAGCGGCTGGCAGTCCGGGAGCGGCGATTACCCATTGGCAACAGTGGCAAACTATTCCTAGCGAACTCCGCCAGGCCTGTTTAGGCTTAACACCCCCTATTTCTCTCCGACAAGGACTAGAGTTGGCCCGTGAGATTAGCCAAGGCCTGGACGTGGAATCACAAATTTGGCTCTTGGATTTAATGCAACAAACCCTTTGGCAAAACCACCGAAATATCCCTGATGTGCAACGATTAGAAGCCGCCCGCCAACAACTCAAACAATATGTCCAACCCCGCTTAGTTTGGGAGGTCGCCATGATTGGATTTACCTAA
- the apcD gene encoding allophycocyanin subunit alpha-B, translated as MSVISQVVLQADDELRYPTAGELKTLSEFFQTGEQRVRIASTLSENEKRIVEKASKQLWQKRPDFISPGGNAYGQKQRSLCLRDYGWYMRLITYGVLSGDKGPIEKIGLIGVREMYNSLGVPMPGMVEAIRCLKEASLALLSEDDAAATAPYFDFLIQGLS; from the coding sequence ATGAGTGTGATTAGCCAAGTTGTTTTACAAGCAGACGATGAATTACGCTACCCGACCGCCGGGGAATTAAAAACCTTGAGTGAATTCTTCCAAACCGGGGAGCAACGGGTACGCATCGCCTCGACCTTATCTGAAAATGAAAAACGGATTGTCGAAAAAGCAAGTAAGCAACTCTGGCAAAAGCGGCCGGACTTTATCTCCCCTGGTGGTAATGCCTATGGCCAAAAACAACGGAGTCTTTGCCTACGGGATTACGGCTGGTATATGCGGCTGATTACCTATGGTGTCTTGTCAGGGGATAAGGGGCCTATTGAGAAAATTGGCTTGATTGGTGTCCGGGAGATGTATAACTCCTTGGGTGTACCGATGCCTGGGATGGTCGAAGCGATTCGCTGCTTAAAAGAAGCCTCTTTGGCTCTCCTCAGTGAAGATGATGCTGCGGCCACCGCCCCCTACTTTGACTTCCTAATTCAGGGCTTGTCCTAG
- a CDS encoding NAD(P)/FAD-dependent oxidoreductase, with translation MQEILYLEVPTPVTTDVQAWLQSQFQPFAGQIQATTAGIRWQFPGTASELSVFAWSLQRTTYLKVFRWGQSPVPQESSLLQHLKKSLHTAFPLQHPEPPEIDLSQNSIFTALEPFYPRTVKYFQQMPNGEADLQRVYWWEQRWRQGVRHPQAPQQVVSQSSELAETPNFDLIYIGGALGVVHAAVMARLGYRVLLLERLPFGRMNREWNISRAEFQHLIDLGLFTAAEFASIIAREYVDGFNQFFSATTPKQCQAPILHTPTVLNIALDSSRFLQLCGQKLRQAGGEIWDETEFIKATVHPNAIQIQATHRPTNQAQRATGRLLVDAMGTASPIAWQLNGGRAFDSVCPTVGAIISGLDPQVWDADYGDVLNSHGDLSRGRQLIWELFPAAGDELTIYLFHYHKVHPDNPGSLLEMYEDFFEILPEYRRCDLDDLAWIKPTFGYIPGHFSLYRQDRTIAFDRLVTIGDAASLQSPLVFTGFGSLVRNLPRLTDLLQTALKHDLLQSEQLNQIRAFQSNTAVTWLFSRGMMVPTGRNLPPNRVNAMLNTFFGILAGESPELADRFIKDRAGWWPFNRMAITAAWKNPGLLYWIWDMVGPWDMARWLGSYFTFTWAAFLNALFGAWVPGLIRKSQAWLEPKFPQVWFRLLCWSYDLTYSVGQPRIEQTLPTLPRPGTTLNRPMVTAGNIQSPNP, from the coding sequence ATGCAAGAAATTCTCTATCTCGAAGTTCCAACCCCCGTCACCACAGATGTCCAGGCCTGGTTGCAGTCCCAATTTCAGCCTTTTGCGGGGCAAATTCAGGCCACGACCGCTGGGATTCGCTGGCAATTTCCGGGGACGGCATCAGAACTGTCCGTTTTTGCTTGGTCACTCCAACGCACCACCTACTTAAAAGTCTTTCGTTGGGGTCAAAGTCCGGTTCCGCAAGAGTCATCTTTGCTTCAACACCTGAAAAAATCTCTGCACACCGCTTTTCCACTCCAACACCCAGAGCCACCCGAAATTGATCTCAGCCAAAACTCGATTTTTACTGCCCTAGAGCCGTTTTATCCCCGCACGGTTAAATATTTTCAACAAATGCCCAATGGGGAAGCGGATCTGCAACGAGTTTATTGGTGGGAGCAACGCTGGCGGCAAGGCGTTCGTCATCCCCAGGCTCCCCAGCAGGTTGTCAGTCAATCTTCCGAACTGGCCGAAACGCCCAATTTTGACCTGATTTATATCGGTGGCGCGCTGGGGGTTGTCCATGCGGCCGTGATGGCCCGTTTAGGCTATCGGGTTTTGTTACTAGAGCGGTTGCCCTTTGGCCGGATGAATCGGGAATGGAATATTTCGCGGGCGGAGTTTCAACATCTGATTGATCTAGGCCTGTTCACGGCGGCGGAATTTGCCAGCATCATTGCCCGCGAGTATGTCGATGGGTTTAACCAGTTTTTCTCAGCGACTACCCCTAAACAGTGCCAGGCCCCGATTCTCCATACGCCCACCGTCCTCAATATTGCCCTCGACTCCAGCCGCTTTCTCCAACTCTGTGGGCAGAAACTCCGCCAGGCCGGGGGAGAAATTTGGGACGAAACCGAATTTATCAAGGCCACCGTTCACCCCAATGCAATCCAGATTCAAGCCACCCATCGGCCGACAAATCAAGCCCAAAGGGCAACTGGACGACTCTTGGTCGATGCGATGGGTACCGCTTCCCCAATTGCTTGGCAACTGAACGGCGGGCGGGCCTTTGATAGCGTTTGTCCAACAGTCGGGGCAATTATTTCCGGGCTAGATCCGCAAGTTTGGGATGCTGACTACGGCGATGTCTTGAACAGTCATGGAGATTTATCACGGGGGCGGCAACTCATTTGGGAACTGTTTCCGGCAGCGGGGGATGAACTGACAATTTATTTATTCCACTATCACAAAGTCCATCCCGATAATCCCGGTTCCCTGTTGGAGATGTATGAGGACTTTTTCGAGATTTTGCCGGAATACCGCCGTTGTGATTTAGATGACCTGGCCTGGATTAAACCCACCTTTGGCTACATTCCCGGACACTTTAGCTTGTATCGCCAAGACCGCACCATTGCCTTTGATCGCCTCGTGACCATTGGGGATGCCGCCTCCTTACAATCTCCCTTGGTGTTTACCGGGTTTGGCTCCCTGGTGCGGAATTTGCCCCGCCTGACGGATCTGCTCCAAACAGCCCTCAAACACGATCTTTTACAGTCTGAGCAACTCAATCAAATTCGGGCCTTCCAAAGTAATACGGCCGTGACTTGGCTATTTTCCCGCGGGATGATGGTGCCCACCGGGCGGAATTTACCCCCCAACCGCGTCAATGCCATGCTGAATACCTTTTTTGGGATTTTGGCGGGGGAATCACCCGAGTTGGCGGATCGGTTTATTAAGGATCGGGCCGGCTGGTGGCCGTTTAATCGGATGGCGATCACCGCGGCTTGGAAAAATCCGGGCTTACTCTATTGGATTTGGGATATGGTCGGCCCTTGGGATATGGCCCGTTGGTTGGGGAGTTACTTTACCTTTACTTGGGCGGCGTTTTTGAATGCCTTGTTTGGGGCCTGGGTGCCGGGATTAATCAGAAAGAGTCAGGCCTGGTTAGAGCCAAAATTTCCTCAGGTTTGGTTTCGGTTACTCTGTTGGAGCTATGATCTCACCTATTCTGTTGGCCAACCCCGGATCGAACAAACCTTACCCACCCTGCCCCGGCCTGGAACAACCCTAAACCGGCCAATGGTCACTGCTGGGAATATCCAATCACCAAATCCGTAA
- a CDS encoding PstS family phosphate ABC transporter substrate-binding protein, whose translation MSQNNNIGPLLASLVVTLGLLGGGAWWFFRSQGGNVNPMMSLPTSGETGLTDSSTSSTPGVANFSQVKAVPSGLFNYGGSTTWAPIRLETESLIAGAWPDFRLRYTNPTTGTPGSGSGIRMLLNGQLAFAQSSRPLNDKELQEAQSRGFRLVAIPVAIDGIAFAVHPSLQIPGLAVSQLADIYTGKITNWSQVGGPNLGITPYSRRREDGGTVEYFIDEILGQQNLGANVQMARDTTDGIRKVASNPGGIYYASAPEIVGQCTVNYLPLKSKSGAWIPPYQPPFVPANQCPGQRNQLNQAAFQSGEYPITRRLFVIVKQNDQSDQQAGEAYANLLLTDQGQAAIAKAGYVPLR comes from the coding sequence ATGTCTCAAAATAATAATATTGGCCCTTTACTGGCTTCCTTGGTGGTCACGCTGGGCTTATTGGGGGGTGGGGCCTGGTGGTTCTTTCGCTCCCAAGGGGGCAATGTTAACCCAATGATGTCCTTACCGACTTCAGGGGAAACAGGTCTTACGGATAGTAGTACTTCTTCCACCCCTGGGGTTGCTAACTTTAGCCAAGTTAAAGCTGTGCCATCTGGATTGTTCAACTACGGTGGGAGTACCACTTGGGCCCCCATTCGCTTGGAAACTGAATCTTTAATTGCCGGGGCCTGGCCTGATTTTCGCCTGCGTTATACCAACCCGACCACCGGGACACCGGGATCTGGCAGTGGGATTCGGATGTTATTAAATGGTCAGTTAGCCTTTGCCCAATCGTCACGCCCGCTCAATGACAAAGAACTGCAAGAGGCCCAGAGTCGCGGGTTTCGGTTGGTCGCTATTCCAGTCGCTATTGATGGGATTGCCTTTGCTGTGCATCCCAGTTTACAAATCCCAGGCCTGGCGGTATCTCAACTTGCGGATATTTACACTGGAAAAATTACCAACTGGAGTCAAGTGGGAGGCCCCAACCTAGGCATTACGCCCTACTCGCGCCGCCGGGAAGATGGGGGAACGGTGGAATATTTCATTGATGAGATATTGGGCCAGCAGAACCTCGGGGCTAACGTGCAAATGGCCAGGGATACAACCGATGGAATTCGCAAGGTGGCCAGTAACCCAGGGGGCATTTACTACGCCTCTGCGCCGGAGATTGTGGGGCAATGCACCGTCAATTACTTGCCGTTAAAAAGTAAATCCGGGGCCTGGATCCCGCCCTATCAACCCCCCTTTGTCCCTGCCAATCAATGTCCAGGCCAGCGCAATCAACTCAACCAGGCTGCATTTCAAAGCGGTGAATACCCCATTACCCGGCGATTATTTGTTATCGTCAAGCAAAATGACCAAAGTGATCAGCAGGCCGGGGAAGCCTATGCCAACCTATTATTAACAGATCAAGGACAGGCGGCCATTGCCAAGGCGGGTTATGTCCCGTTGCGATAA